One window of the Rufibacter radiotolerans genome contains the following:
- a CDS encoding polyprenyl synthetase family protein produces MSSPLNQIQVPIAAEMQEFEKKFRQSMQSNVLLLDKIMGYIVKRKGKQMRPMFVFFMAKLMQDQTSEATYRGAALIELLHTATLVHDDVVDDSNYRRGFFSVNALWKNKIAVLVGDYLLSKGLLLSLNNNDFALLKIVSNAVREMSEGELLQMEKARRLDITEEVYFDIIRQKTASLIASCCAVGVASAGADEETVEKARLFGEKVGLAFQIKDDLFDYGTAEIGKPVGIDIKEKKMTLPLIYALQQADWLTKRRVIYNVKNNNGKTEKINEVIAFVKKSGGLEYSIQRMEAFHAEALELLHTFPASPSRDSLEQLIRYTIDREK; encoded by the coding sequence ATGAGCAGCCCTTTAAACCAGATACAGGTCCCCATTGCAGCCGAGATGCAGGAGTTCGAAAAGAAGTTCCGGCAGTCTATGCAATCCAATGTTCTGTTGCTGGATAAGATCATGGGCTACATTGTAAAACGGAAAGGGAAGCAGATGCGCCCCATGTTCGTTTTCTTTATGGCCAAGCTCATGCAGGATCAAACCTCTGAGGCTACCTACCGCGGCGCCGCCCTCATTGAACTGCTGCACACCGCCACCTTGGTACATGATGATGTGGTAGATGATTCCAATTATCGCCGCGGTTTCTTCTCTGTGAACGCCCTCTGGAAAAACAAGATTGCCGTGTTGGTGGGTGATTACCTGCTCTCCAAAGGCCTCTTGCTCTCCCTCAACAACAATGATTTTGCGCTCCTCAAGATTGTGAGCAACGCCGTGCGCGAGATGAGTGAGGGCGAACTCCTACAGATGGAGAAGGCCCGTCGCCTGGACATCACCGAAGAGGTGTATTTTGACATCATCCGGCAGAAAACCGCCTCGTTGATAGCGTCTTGCTGTGCCGTTGGCGTGGCCTCGGCGGGCGCTGATGAGGAAACCGTGGAGAAAGCCCGCCTGTTTGGCGAGAAAGTGGGCCTGGCCTTCCAGATCAAAGATGATTTGTTTGACTACGGCACCGCCGAGATAGGCAAACCCGTGGGCATTGACATCAAAGAGAAGAAAATGACGCTTCCCCTAATCTACGCCTTGCAGCAAGCAGATTGGCTCACCAAGCGCCGCGTGATCTACAACGTCAAGAACAACAACGGCAAAACCGAAAAGATCAACGAGGTGATTGCCTTCGTGAAAAAATCTGGGGGCCTGGAATACTCTATCCAGCGGATGGAAGCCTTCCACGCCGAGGCCCTGGAACTCCTCCACACCTTCCCCGCTTCCCCTTCCCGCGACTCCCTGGAGCAACTCATCCGGTACACCATAGACCGGGAGAAATAA
- a CDS encoding alpha/beta hydrolase family protein yields MVQHTDFLLSSPHGRDFAVDARWEADGQAKPVVVFVHGFKGFKDWGHFNLLADYFAHHGFVFVKLNLSHNGVEPDGTDLTNMEAFGNNNFCIELDDLGTVIDHLKNNPAQIPAQEMDPDYLFLIGHSRGGGLVLLKASEDSRITGVATWSAISDIDQRWSPEVMEQWQKTGVQYIANARTGQQMPLYYQLVENYLANRDRLNIAKAVEKIQMPLLIIHGEQDETLPVQMAHDLHAQNPFAELYLIPEGDHSFGGKHPYGEPHLPTPAQAAADKTIKFFQEAIARS; encoded by the coding sequence ATGGTACAGCACACAGACTTTCTTCTCTCCTCTCCGCATGGCCGCGATTTTGCCGTTGACGCCCGCTGGGAAGCCGATGGACAGGCCAAACCGGTGGTGGTGTTCGTGCACGGGTTCAAGGGTTTCAAGGACTGGGGCCACTTTAATTTACTGGCAGATTACTTTGCCCACCATGGGTTTGTGTTTGTAAAGCTGAACCTGTCACATAACGGCGTGGAGCCAGACGGCACCGACCTCACCAACATGGAAGCCTTCGGGAACAACAATTTCTGCATTGAGTTGGACGATCTGGGCACCGTCATAGACCACCTGAAAAACAACCCCGCCCAAATACCGGCTCAGGAAATGGATCCTGACTACCTGTTTCTGATCGGGCACAGTCGTGGCGGTGGCCTGGTGCTGCTTAAGGCCTCTGAAGACAGCCGCATCACGGGCGTGGCCACATGGTCGGCGATCAGTGACATAGACCAGCGATGGTCGCCTGAGGTGATGGAGCAGTGGCAAAAGACCGGGGTGCAGTACATTGCCAATGCCCGCACGGGCCAGCAAATGCCGCTCTACTACCAATTGGTGGAGAATTACCTGGCCAACCGCGACCGCCTGAATATTGCCAAGGCCGTAGAAAAGATCCAGATGCCGCTCCTCATCATCCATGGCGAACAGGATGAGACGCTACCCGTGCAAATGGCCCACGATTTGCACGCCCAAAACCCCTTCGCGGAGCTTTACCTTATCCCAGAGGGCGACCATTCATTCGGTGGGAAGCACCCCTATGGAGAACCGCACTTACCAACCCCAGCCCAAGCCGCCGCCGATAAAACCATCAAATTCTTTCAGGAAGCCATAGCCCGTTCATAA
- the folK gene encoding 2-amino-4-hydroxy-6-hydroxymethyldihydropteridine diphosphokinase, which yields MTPLFLLLGSNLGDRTFYLTEACLRLEAVFGKTALRSSLYQTAAWGFEDQPSFLNQVLVFHTNLSPQEVLATTQQVEQDLGRIRKERWGARVIDIDLLFYGQGIIETATLHLPHPQLHLRRFTLVPLAEVAPDFIHPVLGKTVAELLEECPDLLEVSLVRE from the coding sequence ATGACCCCTCTTTTTCTGCTACTGGGCAGCAACCTGGGCGACCGTACCTTTTACCTTACAGAGGCCTGTTTGCGTTTAGAGGCCGTTTTCGGGAAAACAGCCCTAAGGTCCAGCCTCTACCAAACCGCCGCCTGGGGCTTTGAAGATCAACCATCCTTCCTGAACCAGGTGCTGGTCTTTCACACCAATCTTTCCCCGCAAGAAGTGCTGGCCACTACCCAACAGGTAGAACAAGACCTGGGCCGCATCAGGAAGGAACGCTGGGGAGCCCGCGTCATTGACATTGATCTGCTCTTTTATGGTCAGGGAATCATAGAAACCGCCACCTTACATCTTCCCCACCCCCAACTGCACCTCCGGCGCTTTACTCTGGTTCCCCTGGCAGAAGTAGCCCCAGATTTCATACACCCGGTTTTAGGCAAAACGGTAGCAGAACTCCTAGAGGAGTGCCCGGATTTGTTGGAGGTGAGTCTAGTAAGGGAGTGA
- a CDS encoding polysaccharide biosynthesis protein, translated as MGQVKEFFGQKMPKQLVFALDILLCAVSFLMAYLLRFNFDFQKYTELSVAQMLPIVLAVRAAAFFYTRTYAGILRYTSLDDLRKLFVALSVSSLVLVAAQLVYNKGLGYQNFIPISVLLIDYLGSILALSLLRVWAKIMHYEWNHTNSPKVNVVIFGAGEVGSITLNTLHQDMGTYYNIVSFLDDAKQKQGLSINGVPIHKPLDNFTAQLSSLKVDLLILAVQRLTTLRRRQLVEACLNAGVQVLVVPPVYKWINGELSFKQIREVQIEDVLGRPSAEIDSPLLHKELQNRTILVTGAAGSIGSELVRQLIRFKPRQLVLVDQAESALYDLELELTELYVKLNFEVILGGICNKERMEAVYKTFTPEVVFHCAAYKHVPVMEENPTESLNTNILGTKIVADLAVKYQAQKFVLLSTDKAVNPTSVMGASKRLCEMYVHAMDHYLRDSGHKRTRFITTRFGNVLGSTGSVIPRFRKQIMEGGPVTVTHPDISRYFMSIREACQLVLEASAMGKGGEIYIFDMGDSIKIVDLAKKMIKLSGLTLGKDIQLVYTGLRPGEKLEEELFHENEAVQTTDHPKIRIANLPTPQSEQVLKDIEALIGLFSSQDNVAVIKNMKLLVPEYVSQNSVYQKFDVRK; from the coding sequence ATGGGGCAGGTAAAAGAGTTTTTCGGTCAGAAGATGCCAAAGCAATTGGTGTTTGCCCTGGATATTCTCCTGTGTGCTGTCTCCTTCCTGATGGCTTACCTGCTGCGCTTTAACTTTGATTTCCAGAAATACACTGAATTGTCCGTTGCCCAGATGCTGCCCATTGTGTTGGCAGTAAGGGCAGCGGCTTTTTTTTATACCCGAACCTATGCGGGCATCCTTCGCTACACCAGCCTGGATGACCTGCGCAAGCTTTTTGTAGCCCTCTCGGTGAGTTCCCTGGTATTAGTGGCCGCCCAGTTGGTGTACAACAAAGGATTGGGGTATCAGAATTTCATTCCCATTTCTGTGCTGCTCATTGATTATCTGGGCAGTATTCTGGCGCTTTCCCTGCTACGGGTATGGGCCAAGATCATGCACTATGAGTGGAACCACACCAACTCGCCTAAGGTGAACGTGGTCATTTTTGGGGCCGGCGAAGTGGGTAGCATCACCCTGAACACCCTGCACCAGGACATGGGCACCTACTATAATATAGTGTCTTTTCTTGATGACGCCAAACAGAAGCAGGGGCTATCCATTAACGGCGTGCCCATCCATAAACCCTTGGATAATTTTACGGCCCAGCTTTCTTCTCTCAAAGTAGATCTGCTCATTCTGGCGGTGCAGCGGCTTACCACCTTACGGCGCCGGCAACTGGTGGAGGCGTGCCTTAATGCGGGTGTGCAGGTACTGGTGGTGCCGCCGGTCTATAAATGGATCAACGGGGAGCTGAGTTTCAAGCAGATACGCGAGGTGCAGATTGAAGACGTGTTGGGCCGCCCTTCGGCCGAAATTGATTCTCCGCTCTTGCACAAGGAGCTTCAGAACCGCACCATTCTGGTGACCGGCGCGGCGGGTTCCATTGGCAGCGAACTGGTCCGGCAACTGATTAGGTTCAAGCCGCGGCAACTGGTGTTGGTAGACCAGGCGGAATCCGCTTTATATGACCTGGAACTGGAACTGACCGAGCTGTACGTTAAGCTGAACTTTGAGGTGATCCTAGGCGGTATCTGCAATAAGGAACGTATGGAGGCCGTGTACAAGACCTTTACCCCCGAGGTGGTATTCCATTGCGCGGCCTACAAGCACGTGCCTGTGATGGAGGAGAACCCCACTGAATCCCTGAATACCAATATTCTGGGTACTAAGATCGTTGCCGATCTGGCAGTGAAATACCAGGCCCAGAAATTTGTGCTGCTCTCCACCGACAAGGCCGTTAACCCTACCAGCGTGATGGGCGCCTCCAAGCGGCTCTGTGAAATGTACGTGCACGCCATGGACCATTACCTCCGTGATTCTGGACACAAGCGTACCCGCTTCATCACCACCCGCTTCGGTAATGTGTTGGGCAGTACCGGTTCCGTGATTCCTCGTTTTCGGAAGCAGATTATGGAGGGCGGCCCCGTGACCGTTACCCACCCAGACATTTCCCGCTACTTTATGTCCATCCGGGAAGCCTGCCAATTGGTGCTGGAAGCCTCCGCCATGGGCAAGGGCGGCGAGATTTACATCTTTGACATGGGTGATTCCATCAAGATTGTGGACCTGGCTAAGAAAATGATCAAACTCTCGGGCCTCACCCTGGGCAAGGACATTCAATTGGTCTACACTGGACTCCGGCCAGGCGAGAAACTGGAGGAAGAGCTTTTCCATGAGAATGAGGCCGTGCAGACCACCGACCATCCCAAAATCAGAATCGCCAACCTGCCCACCCCGCAGAGTGAACAGGTGCTAAAAGATATTGAAGCCCTGATTGGTTTATTTTCTTCGCAGGACAACGTAGCGGTGATCAAGAATATGAAACTGTTGGTGCCGGAGTATGTGAGCCAGAATTCGGTGTATCAGAAGTTTGATGTAAGGAAGTAA
- the fabD gene encoding ACP S-malonyltransferase encodes MKAYVFPGQGSQFVGMGKDLYEQYPAAKDLFERANEILGFRITDIMFSGADEELKQTKVTQPAIFLHSVIQAAVATDFAPEMVAGHSLGEFSALVANKVLAFEDALRLVSKRALAMQKACEEQPSTMAAILGLEDEKVEQICAEVKDVVVAANYNCPGQLVISGSVPGVEEACERLKAAGAKRALLLPVGGAFHSPLMKSAEAELEEAIRQTTFSPAICPVYQNVDAKPHSDPQEIQQNLIKQLTAPVRWTQSVQQMIADGATIFIECGPGKVLQGLVKKIDKNAEVWQVS; translated from the coding sequence ATGAAAGCATACGTTTTTCCGGGCCAGGGCTCCCAGTTTGTGGGTATGGGCAAAGACCTTTATGAGCAATACCCCGCAGCTAAAGACCTTTTTGAGCGCGCTAATGAGATCTTGGGTTTTCGAATCACAGATATTATGTTCAGTGGCGCCGATGAGGAACTAAAGCAGACCAAGGTTACCCAACCCGCCATCTTCCTGCACTCGGTTATTCAGGCCGCGGTAGCCACAGACTTCGCCCCAGAAATGGTGGCCGGTCACTCTCTGGGCGAGTTCTCTGCCCTGGTGGCCAATAAAGTGCTGGCTTTTGAAGATGCCCTGCGCCTGGTTTCTAAGCGCGCGTTGGCCATGCAGAAAGCCTGCGAGGAGCAACCGTCTACCATGGCTGCTATCCTGGGCCTGGAAGACGAGAAGGTAGAGCAGATCTGCGCCGAGGTGAAGGATGTGGTGGTTGCGGCCAACTACAATTGCCCCGGTCAGTTGGTGATATCCGGCTCGGTGCCGGGCGTGGAGGAGGCCTGTGAGCGCTTGAAAGCCGCCGGCGCCAAAAGAGCCTTGTTGTTACCGGTAGGAGGGGCTTTCCACTCACCTTTGATGAAATCCGCGGAGGCGGAACTGGAGGAGGCGATCCGTCAGACCACGTTTAGCCCTGCCATCTGCCCGGTATACCAGAACGTAGATGCCAAACCGCATTCTGACCCGCAGGAGATCCAGCAGAACCTGATCAAGCAGCTGACCGCCCCCGTACGTTGGACGCAGTCTGTGCAGCAGATGATTGCCGATGGCGCCACGATCTTTATTGAGTGCGGACCAGGCAAGGTGTTGCAGGGCCTGGTGAAAAAGATTGACAAAAATGCCGAGGTATGGCAGGTAAGCTAA
- a CDS encoding T9SS C-terminal target domain-containing protein: MPLHLHKVKAWLYVLGGLFLLTLFLAPQAQATHLRAGNIFIKSDTTAAKNPLRFFFKLVTYSVAPPPFEDLEATLYFGDCTQQTSPRASRVLLQNGQNNTFVNTYFFEHIYSGGGTFTATFVGENRNGGVVNISNSVQQTFFLQSTLTIDRLFPIINRSPVLEVPPVDVAVRGQIFVHNPGAYDPDGDSLSFKLLPSRVDAGRDACGNPIGQTAPGYRSLDQFLGAAQPGGPAGFSIDRNTGQITWNTPNTLGEFNFAFIVEEWRNGRLIGTVIRDMQVFVRDDPNRPPVLIVPRDTCVVAGTLLRDIIKVRDPDKDPVTVTAFGSMLPPATFRPQSDTSHIFTWQTTCLDVRRSPYQVVFRAEDRPPAGRIILTDLKPWRISVVGPPPVLVSAVPQTSSSIRLNWSAYTCPNATRMYIYRREGPSNFKPGPCETGIPASAGYVRVGEVSAGVTTFLDNNGGKGLERNKTYCYRIYAEFPEPGGGSSIASNELCATLESISLTKVSVLETSATTGKIRVEWNKPKAIVTTLTPPLQYRLLRTMGQGRSPQGNYTQVFISNNLNDTVFTDNNLNTLDTAYAYRVEFYHSGTTGSPTVLVDSSSASSVRLNAVANGATMVLNWTYNVPWNNASTPAKPLYHVIYLKLPNSAVFQKYDSVLAGPTAGTFSKQVPLEQGKEYCAYVVTKGTFQNPLLPDPILNNSQITCFSRPCVPILTVDNDCDDDFVAGVTPIQNRLSWTLPTGCNASDIDFYKVYFRETDAEEFKVIATIKDLAYLHQNLPSFAGCYYVTATDKNGSESERSNIECEDNCIVFVLPNIFTPNNDGSNDEFTPKQGATFIKKATLKVYNRWGNKVYESSAEPGLRWKGVGDNGKALAEGTYFYQVEVEFYGRVPEIRTYKGWVEILR; the protein is encoded by the coding sequence ATGCCTCTACATTTACATAAAGTAAAAGCTTGGCTGTATGTGCTGGGTGGGCTGTTTCTTTTGACCCTCTTTCTGGCGCCTCAGGCGCAGGCTACCCACTTACGCGCCGGCAATATCTTTATTAAGAGTGATACCACGGCGGCCAAAAACCCGCTTCGTTTCTTCTTTAAGCTGGTGACCTACAGCGTGGCCCCGCCACCCTTTGAAGACCTTGAGGCTACCTTGTACTTTGGCGACTGTACCCAACAGACCTCACCGCGGGCCAGCCGGGTGCTGCTGCAGAACGGGCAGAACAACACTTTTGTCAATACTTATTTCTTTGAGCATATCTATTCTGGCGGGGGCACCTTTACGGCCACGTTCGTGGGCGAGAACCGGAACGGGGGCGTAGTCAACATTTCCAACTCGGTGCAGCAGACCTTCTTTCTGCAGTCTACGCTCACCATTGACCGTCTGTTCCCCATCATCAACCGGTCCCCGGTCCTGGAAGTACCCCCGGTAGACGTGGCGGTGCGCGGACAGATCTTCGTGCACAACCCCGGGGCCTATGACCCAGACGGCGACAGCCTTTCCTTTAAACTGCTTCCCTCCAGGGTAGATGCCGGCCGGGACGCCTGCGGAAACCCCATTGGCCAGACAGCGCCGGGCTACCGGAGCCTGGACCAGTTCCTGGGAGCCGCCCAGCCCGGCGGGCCTGCAGGGTTCTCCATTGACCGCAACACCGGCCAGATCACCTGGAACACCCCCAATACCCTGGGGGAATTCAACTTCGCCTTTATTGTGGAAGAGTGGCGGAATGGACGGCTCATAGGCACCGTGATCAGGGACATGCAGGTGTTTGTGCGTGATGACCCCAACCGGCCCCCGGTGCTTATTGTGCCCCGTGATACCTGCGTAGTGGCAGGCACATTGCTCAGAGACATTATCAAGGTGCGCGACCCGGACAAAGACCCTGTGACGGTGACCGCGTTTGGAAGCATGTTGCCGCCGGCCACCTTCAGACCCCAGAGTGACACCAGCCACATCTTTACCTGGCAGACCACCTGCCTGGACGTCCGACGATCACCGTACCAGGTGGTGTTCAGGGCAGAAGACCGGCCGCCGGCAGGACGCATTATTTTAACGGACCTTAAACCTTGGCGTATTTCGGTGGTGGGGCCGCCTCCGGTATTGGTATCGGCGGTGCCGCAAACCAGCAGCAGCATCCGGCTGAACTGGTCTGCCTACACATGCCCTAACGCCACCAGAATGTATATTTACCGCCGCGAAGGACCTTCTAATTTCAAGCCGGGGCCATGTGAGACGGGTATTCCGGCCTCTGCCGGGTACGTGCGGGTAGGGGAGGTGAGCGCAGGCGTTACCACGTTCCTGGATAATAACGGCGGAAAAGGCCTGGAGCGCAACAAGACCTATTGCTACCGCATCTACGCCGAGTTCCCGGAGCCGGGCGGCGGAAGCAGTATTGCCTCCAATGAGCTGTGCGCCACGCTTGAGTCTATTTCCCTCACCAAAGTAAGCGTACTGGAAACCAGCGCCACCACCGGTAAGATCAGGGTGGAGTGGAACAAGCCAAAGGCTATTGTGACCACCTTGACTCCTCCTTTGCAGTACCGCTTGTTGCGTACCATGGGCCAGGGAAGAAGTCCTCAAGGCAACTACACGCAGGTATTCATCAGCAACAACCTCAATGACACCGTCTTCACAGATAATAACCTGAACACCCTGGACACGGCCTACGCCTACCGGGTAGAGTTTTACCATTCCGGCACTACGGGTTCACCCACGGTGTTGGTAGACTCTTCCTCGGCGTCCAGTGTGCGGTTAAATGCCGTAGCCAACGGGGCTACAATGGTTCTGAACTGGACCTACAACGTGCCCTGGAACAACGCCAGCACCCCGGCCAAGCCTTTGTACCACGTCATTTACCTGAAACTGCCCAACTCTGCGGTGTTCCAGAAATATGACAGTGTGCTGGCAGGGCCTACCGCAGGTACCTTCTCTAAACAGGTTCCGCTGGAGCAAGGCAAGGAGTATTGCGCCTATGTGGTGACCAAGGGCACGTTCCAGAACCCGCTGCTGCCAGACCCAATCCTCAATAACAGCCAGATTACCTGCTTCTCGCGGCCTTGCGTGCCTATCTTGACCGTAGACAATGACTGCGACGATGACTTTGTGGCCGGTGTGACGCCTATCCAGAACCGCCTCTCCTGGACGCTACCTACCGGCTGTAACGCCTCGGATATTGACTTCTACAAAGTGTACTTCAGGGAGACCGATGCCGAGGAGTTCAAGGTCATTGCCACTATCAAAGATCTGGCTTACCTGCACCAGAACCTGCCTTCGTTTGCCGGTTGCTACTACGTCACGGCAACTGACAAGAACGGAAGCGAGAGTGAGCGCAGCAACATTGAATGCGAAGACAACTGTATTGTGTTTGTGTTGCCGAACATCTTTACCCCTAACAATGACGGCAGTAATGATGAGTTCACGCCTAAGCAAGGGGCCACTTTCATCAAGAAAGCCACCCTTAAGGTATATAACCGCTGGGGTAACAAGGTGTATGAAAGCAGCGCCGAACCCGGTTTACGCTGGAAAGGCGTAGGGGACAACGGCAAAGCTCTGGCTGAAGGCACCTACTTCTATCAGGTAGAGGTAGAGTTTTACGGCAGGGTGCCTGAAATACGCACCTACAAAGGGTGGGTAGAGATTCTGCGCTAA
- a CDS encoding succinate dehydrogenase cytochrome b subunit: MSWFSKTLSSSIGRKFLVAITGLFLISFLVVHLVGNLQLFKDDGGNAFNVYSHFMGTNPIIRTMEFVLVAGFLLHIYEALVLTRRNQSVRPVAYAYNRPQDNSNWSSRNMGLLGTVILVFLIIHLWNFFVPARFGGLEGVVVDNVHYDNLYQKVVQSFHIWWYVLIYVLAQIALGYHLYHGFQSAFQTLGLNHKKYTPAIQMFGAFFSVVVPAVFAAMPLYFFIKDVVLS, encoded by the coding sequence ATGAGTTGGTTCTCTAAAACGTTATCCAGTAGTATAGGCCGAAAGTTTCTGGTGGCCATCACTGGTCTGTTTCTCATCTCCTTTTTGGTGGTACACCTGGTGGGTAACCTCCAGTTGTTCAAAGATGACGGAGGTAATGCGTTTAACGTCTATTCGCATTTCATGGGCACAAACCCCATCATCCGGACTATGGAATTTGTGCTGGTGGCAGGCTTCCTGCTCCATATCTATGAGGCCCTGGTGCTTACTCGCCGCAACCAAAGCGTACGGCCGGTAGCCTATGCCTATAACCGTCCTCAGGACAACAGTAACTGGTCTTCCCGCAACATGGGTTTACTGGGTACCGTGATCCTGGTGTTTTTGATCATCCACCTTTGGAATTTCTTTGTGCCGGCCCGTTTTGGCGGCTTAGAAGGAGTGGTGGTAGACAATGTGCACTATGATAACCTTTACCAGAAAGTAGTGCAGTCTTTCCACATCTGGTGGTATGTCCTGATCTATGTGCTGGCCCAGATTGCCTTAGGGTACCACTTGTACCACGGGTTCCAGAGCGCCTTCCAGACCCTGGGCTTAAACCATAAGAAATACACGCCGGCCATTCAAATGTTCGGGGCTTTCTTCTCTGTGGTGGTGCCTGCTGTTTTTGCCGCCATGCCTCTGTATTTTTTCATCAAAGACGTTGTTTTGTCATAA
- a CDS encoding fumarate reductase/succinate dehydrogenase flavoprotein subunit, with amino-acid sequence MILDSKIPEGPLADKWEKHKFNVKLVNPANKRKYDVIVVGTGLAGASAAATLAELGYNVKAFCYQDSPRRAHSIAAQGGINAAKNYQNDGDSVYRLFYDTIKGGDYRAREANVYRLAQVSVNIIDQCVAQGVPFAREYGGLLANRSFGGAQVSRTFYARGQTGQQLLLGAYSALNRQIAYGKVKMYPRTEMLDLVMVDGKARGIVTRHLVTGKIESHSAHAVILATGGYGNVFYLSTNAMGSNTTAIWRAHKKGALFANPCFTQIHPTCIPVSGDYQSKLTLMSESLRNDGRVWVPKAVGDNRAPGDIPEEERDYFLERKYPSFGNLVPRDVASRNAKLACDEGRGVGTTKLAVYLDFADAIKRDGLDKVSQKYGNLFEMYEKITGENPYESPMRIYPAVHYTMGGLWVDYNLMTTIPGLYATGECNFSDHGANRLGASALMQGLADGYFVIPYTIGDYLAQIPASRVETSHPAFKESEAAVKADVDRLLNIKGTRTVDDFHKALGHLMWDYCGMARNAEGLQYAKQEIRKLRDAFWNDVKILGTNEELNVTLEKAGRVADFLELGELMVDDALNRNESCGGHFREEYQTPENEALRDDENYTYVAAWEYTGPNEQPTLHKEELKFENVKLTQRSYK; translated from the coding sequence ATGATTCTAGATTCCAAGATTCCTGAAGGGCCATTGGCCGATAAATGGGAAAAGCATAAATTCAATGTGAAGCTGGTAAACCCGGCCAACAAACGTAAATACGATGTCATTGTAGTGGGAACCGGTCTGGCCGGGGCTTCCGCTGCCGCCACCTTAGCCGAGTTGGGCTATAACGTAAAGGCCTTCTGCTACCAGGACAGCCCACGCCGCGCGCACTCCATTGCAGCCCAGGGGGGTATCAATGCCGCCAAAAACTACCAGAACGACGGTGACAGCGTGTACCGCCTTTTCTATGACACCATTAAAGGTGGTGACTACCGCGCCCGCGAAGCCAACGTGTACCGTCTGGCGCAAGTGAGCGTGAACATCATTGACCAATGCGTGGCGCAAGGCGTTCCCTTCGCCCGCGAGTACGGCGGACTACTGGCCAACCGCTCCTTCGGGGGTGCTCAGGTAAGCCGGACCTTCTACGCCCGGGGCCAAACCGGCCAGCAGCTGTTGCTGGGTGCCTACTCTGCCCTTAACCGTCAGATTGCCTACGGGAAAGTGAAGATGTACCCGCGTACCGAGATGCTGGACCTGGTTATGGTAGACGGCAAAGCCCGCGGTATTGTCACGCGTCACCTGGTGACCGGTAAAATTGAGTCACACAGCGCCCACGCCGTGATTCTGGCTACTGGTGGCTATGGTAACGTGTTCTACCTTTCCACCAACGCCATGGGCTCCAACACCACGGCTATCTGGCGTGCCCACAAGAAAGGCGCCTTGTTCGCCAACCCATGCTTCACCCAAATTCACCCAACCTGTATCCCGGTTTCCGGCGACTACCAGTCTAAGCTGACGCTGATGTCTGAGTCCCTGAGGAACGACGGACGCGTATGGGTTCCTAAGGCAGTAGGTGATAACCGTGCCCCGGGAGACATTCCGGAAGAGGAGCGTGATTACTTCCTGGAGCGCAAATACCCTTCCTTCGGTAACCTGGTGCCCCGCGACGTGGCTTCCCGTAACGCCAAACTGGCCTGCGACGAAGGACGTGGCGTAGGAACCACCAAACTGGCCGTGTACCTTGATTTTGCCGATGCCATTAAGCGTGACGGTTTAGACAAGGTGAGCCAGAAATACGGTAACCTTTTTGAGATGTATGAGAAGATCACGGGTGAGAACCCGTATGAATCTCCAATGCGCATTTACCCGGCCGTGCACTACACTATGGGTGGCCTTTGGGTAGATTACAACCTCATGACCACCATCCCGGGGCTTTACGCCACCGGCGAGTGTAACTTCTCTGACCACGGCGCCAACCGTTTAGGGGCTTCTGCTTTGATGCAAGGTCTGGCCGACGGCTACTTCGTGATCCCTTATACCATTGGTGATTACCTGGCACAGATCCCTGCCAGCCGCGTAGAAACCAGCCACCCAGCCTTTAAGGAGTCTGAGGCTGCCGTGAAGGCCGATGTGGACCGCTTGCTTAATATCAAAGGCACCAGAACCGTTGATGATTTCCACAAGGCCCTTGGCCACCTCATGTGGGATTACTGCGGCATGGCCCGTAACGCCGAAGGCCTCCAGTACGCCAAGCAGGAGATCAGAAAACTGCGCGACGCCTTCTGGAATGACGTGAAGATTTTGGGTACCAACGAGGAGCTGAACGTAACCCTGGAGAAAGCCGGCCGCGTGGCCGACTTCCTGGAACTGGGCGAACTGATGGTAGATGATGCCTTGAACCGCAACGAGTCCTGCGGAGGTCACTTCCGGGAGGAGTACCAGACCCCAGAGAACGAAGCGCTGCGTGATGACGAGAACTACACCTACGTAGCCGCCTGGGAGTACACCGGTCCTAACGAACAGCCAACCCTACACAAGGAAGAGCTGAAGTTTGAGAACGTGAAGCTGACACAACGCAGCTATAAGTAA